The following are from one region of the Sphingobacteriales bacterium genome:
- a CDS encoding alanine dehydrogenase, whose amino-acid sequence MIKIGLLKEGKIPPDRRIVLTPHHASALMKKYPDIVVVVVEDNQNRCFTNNEYEHAGVEVVQDISDCDILLGVKEVPVNQLIEGKTYMFFSHTIKKQEHNRRLLQEILKKKIRLIDYECLHDVEGNRLIGFGRFAGIVGAQHALVMWGKYTGRYELKRAIEHHDYNLLIESNNNIDLGKVKIFVTGNGRVSKGAVELLEHAGIKKLTVKEYLAYQGDRPVYCQCDMDELYRHKKGKPFDFHHFFSFPEQYECVFDKFYASTDILINGMFWSPKADRLFQPEDIKKDNFNIRIISDISCDINGSVPLTTRATTIDQPYFGVSRRNLQECEPFTKDEITMMTIDNLPNELPRDASAMFAEVMAERVLPLLIEQPDHPIIYNATITADGKLNKPFSYLADYVAG is encoded by the coding sequence ATGATTAAAATAGGATTATTAAAAGAAGGAAAAATACCCCCTGACAGAAGAATTGTTTTAACTCCCCACCATGCTTCAGCCCTGATGAAAAAATATCCGGATATTGTGGTGGTTGTGGTGGAAGACAATCAAAACCGCTGTTTTACCAATAACGAATATGAACATGCAGGTGTAGAAGTGGTTCAGGATATCAGCGACTGCGATATTTTACTGGGAGTTAAAGAAGTGCCTGTTAATCAATTGATTGAAGGAAAAACGTATATGTTCTTTTCTCATACCATAAAAAAACAGGAACACAACCGAAGATTGCTTCAGGAAATTCTTAAAAAGAAAATTCGACTGATAGATTATGAGTGCCTTCACGATGTGGAAGGCAACCGCCTGATTGGATTTGGACGGTTTGCCGGAATAGTCGGGGCACAACATGCACTCGTCATGTGGGGAAAATACACTGGCCGTTATGAATTAAAACGGGCAATTGAACATCATGATTATAATCTGCTGATAGAAAGCAATAATAATATTGACCTTGGTAAAGTGAAGATATTTGTTACCGGAAATGGCAGAGTATCGAAAGGTGCAGTTGAATTGCTGGAACATGCAGGAATTAAAAAACTGACAGTCAAAGAATATCTTGCATATCAGGGAGACAGGCCTGTTTATTGTCAGTGCGATATGGATGAACTTTACCGGCACAAAAAAGGGAAGCCATTTGATTTTCATCATTTCTTCAGTTTTCCTGAACAATATGAGTGTGTATTTGATAAATTCTATGCTTCCACAGACATACTTATTAATGGTATGTTCTGGAGCCCAAAAGCTGACAGGTTATTTCAGCCGGAAGATATAAAAAAGGATAATTTCAATATCCGTATCATCAGTGATATTTCCTGTGATATAAACGGTTCCGTTCCGCTGACAACCAGGGCTACAACAATTGATCAACCTTATTTTGGGGTCAGCAGGAGAAATCTTCAGGAGTGTGAGCCATTCACAAAAGATGAAATCACAATGATGACCATAGATAATCTGCCCAATGAGCTTCCTCGAGATGCATCAGCTATGTTTGCTGAAGTGATGGCAGAGAGAGTTTTACCTTTATTAATCGAACAGCCGGATCATCCTATAATTTACAATGCCACAATTACTGCTGATGGAAAACTTAATAAGCCCTTCAGCTACCTTGCTGATTATGTGGCCGGTTAA
- a CDS encoding cysteate synthase → KVLSNRRPPYGIYGGLFDALSDTQGKVLLADNTETLEAMRLFEQYEGVDIHPAAGVALASLMKEIKENRLDKKSIIMLNITGGGEKLFMKNHDLYYLKPSLIVESTIEKTKLEEQLKSLW, encoded by the coding sequence AAAGTGCTGTCGAACCGCAGGCCTCCTTATGGCATTTATGGCGGATTGTTCGATGCATTAAGCGACACGCAGGGAAAAGTATTGCTGGCTGATAACACAGAAACTTTGGAAGCCATGCGTTTATTTGAACAATATGAAGGAGTTGATATTCATCCGGCTGCAGGTGTGGCATTAGCCAGCCTGATGAAGGAAATAAAAGAAAATCGCCTTGATAAAAAAAGCATTATCATGTTAAATATTACCGGAGGAGGAGAAAAGCTGTTTATGAAAAACCATGATTTATATTACCTTAAACCTTCTCTGATTGTTGAGAGTACCATTGAAAAAACAAAACTTGAAGAGCAATTAAAATCATTATGGTAG